In a genomic window of Bacillota bacterium:
- a CDS encoding AAA family ATPase, translated as MSTVLDAALAYLNAGFSLLPIRADGSKKPALSAWKELQQRHPTQRELQEWFHTEPVGLAVVAGSISGNLAVLDFDSEDAWYAFSDAIVEHHLAAITYPLPCAATPSGGRHLYFRTREPLPTTVLARDENGQTLIEIRGEGAYAIVPPSPAEVHPDGKPYVWIRHDLTSTPQLSAETVEDLLSLARCIDRKPESAPAPRLKVEGDAQRAGDVYNQQGDVLEILQRHGWRTAARKEHWVHLTRPGKPSGVSASWNEQERFLHVFTTNAPPFDAGRTYTPFAVFTLLEHAGDYSAAARALAEQYGLSGRNGHKEPIPPQPAPRRAISARELLAREFPPLRYLVPDILPEGGLTLLIGKGKIGKSWFCLLLACALSSGTYAFGLEQPLPKKRVLYCALEDGLRRLQSRIRLLGIDPDPDGFQIVTELSPLDRGGLDELRQLIRDTQAEVVVIDVLARILPQRKRGDDAYTHDYQTFSALKTLADSEGITIIGVVHARKGDGSDVVDTAQGTTGVTGAADSFLILRRGRAESTGTLYVGGRDVEREGELALTFSGGKWYIEGDAKEVEMSEARKQILALLRNSPEPLSPREIADELEKNYHTTRVLLRRMHASGAVHKDARGRYWLAKEQAKTDSSESRTQRTQRTQSTLDYTDYTEYADYADYTDYAQTHSAHNTQTTQSTQTTLSTPSTLSTVDYTDYAHTHSPHTTHNTQHNTSTERESYSRERSSGSKLFDAEEDDINWGG; from the coding sequence GACTTCGACTCCGAAGATGCCTGGTATGCTTTCAGCGATGCCATCGTAGAACACCACCTCGCAGCCATCACCTACCCTCTGCCCTGCGCCGCAACGCCTTCAGGCGGGCGACACCTATACTTCCGCACCAGAGAACCGTTGCCTACCACCGTGCTTGCCCGTGATGAAAACGGGCAGACGCTGATTGAGATTCGCGGTGAAGGCGCATACGCCATCGTACCCCCCTCGCCTGCCGAAGTGCACCCAGACGGCAAACCCTATGTGTGGATTCGGCATGACCTCACCAGCACGCCTCAGCTTTCCGCAGAAACGGTAGAAGACCTGCTCAGCCTCGCCCGTTGCATAGACAGAAAGCCTGAATCTGCTCCTGCGCCGCGCCTCAAGGTGGAAGGCGACGCCCAGCGGGCAGGCGACGTCTACAACCAGCAGGGCGACGTACTGGAGATTCTCCAGCGTCACGGCTGGCGTACTGCAGCGCGAAAGGAGCACTGGGTACACCTCACCCGACCAGGTAAACCCAGTGGAGTGTCTGCCAGCTGGAACGAGCAGGAACGATTCCTGCACGTCTTCACCACAAACGCGCCACCCTTCGACGCAGGACGCACCTACACACCCTTCGCCGTTTTCACCCTGCTGGAACACGCAGGCGACTACAGCGCGGCGGCACGGGCACTTGCCGAGCAGTATGGACTTTCGGGACGCAACGGGCACAAAGAGCCGATTCCGCCGCAACCCGCACCACGTCGCGCTATAAGCGCAAGAGAACTGCTGGCGCGAGAGTTTCCGCCTCTGCGCTACCTCGTGCCAGACATCCTGCCCGAAGGCGGGTTGACCCTGCTGATTGGCAAGGGCAAAATCGGCAAATCGTGGTTCTGCCTGCTGTTAGCCTGCGCCCTCTCCAGCGGCACATACGCCTTCGGCTTAGAGCAACCTCTGCCCAAAAAGCGCGTGCTCTACTGCGCCCTGGAAGACGGGCTAAGAAGGTTGCAGAGCAGAATCAGGCTTTTAGGTATTGACCCTGACCCTGACGGGTTCCAAATTGTCACCGAACTTTCCCCGCTGGACAGAGGCGGGCTTGACGAACTGCGCCAGCTCATTCGCGACACCCAAGCAGAAGTGGTGGTGATTGACGTGCTGGCGCGAATCTTGCCCCAGCGCAAACGCGGAGATGATGCCTACACGCACGATTACCAGACCTTCTCTGCGCTCAAAACTCTTGCCGACAGCGAAGGCATTACCATAATCGGCGTGGTGCACGCGCGAAAGGGCGACGGTTCCGACGTGGTGGACACCGCACAGGGCACAACAGGCGTCACGGGTGCAGCCGATTCGTTCCTCATTTTGAGGCGTGGACGCGCTGAATCAACAGGCACGCTGTACGTCGGCGGGCGCGACGTGGAGCGCGAAGGAGAACTCGCCCTGACCTTCTCAGGCGGCAAGTGGTACATCGAGGGCGACGCAAAGGAAGTAGAGATGAGCGAGGCACGCAAGCAGATTCTCGCCCTCCTGCGCAACAGCCCTGAACCGCTTTCACCTCGCGAGATCGCCGACGAACTGGAGAAGAACTACCACACAACCCGCGTCCTTCTGCGCAGGATGCACGCAAGCGGCGCCGTGCACAAAGACGCACGCGGTAGGTACTGGCTGGCAAAGGAACAGGCAAAAACAGATTCTTCAGAATCACGTACTCAACGTACTCAACGTACTCAATCCACCCTTGATTACACTGATTACACTGAGTACGCTGATTACGCTGATTACACTGATTACGCACAAACACACTCTGCACACAATACACAGACTACGCAGTCTACACAGACTACACTGTCTACACCGTCTACACTGTCTACGGTTGATTACACTGATTACGCACATACACACTCTCCACACACAACACACAACACACAACACAACACAAGTACTGAAAGAGAGAGTTATAGCAGAGAAAGAAGCAGTGGTTCCAAACTGTTTGACGCTGAAGAGGACGACATTAACTGGGGAGGCTGA